A genomic stretch from Thermomonospora umbrina includes:
- a CDS encoding alpha/beta hydrolase: MEILNEVHATIAGERRSCHDPMSADRMTTPRTGTAADASYLALPPTAVDARPAGPTRLVVAWHGFGPPRTPPALASAMPMTGVPTWRVYLHLPAPEGALPPAGLGGDAAVEEYGDAVEAAAARFPEALAEIRGQLGLVEGPVGLTGFSAGATVAMLVLASGEVPVSAAAFVSPIIAPARTMSEVVKETGRTYAWSERSRAAADRLDLAARAGEIAGRGTPMLLVGGSRDRLVRAPELTRLRDRLAEHGADVELATFRMAHSLTEEPGVEALPPQAEAVSVDGALTDWFREHLAIVDVAPEPGDEPGDEDDTPVLGGRVLRPEEAPTGSPAESAAALDRTMPDGAWSSSPTQSPPPGRPAPQRRPEADGDDAHSPLTVGGGGQP; this comes from the coding sequence ATGGAAATCCTGAACGAGGTCCACGCGACCATCGCAGGAGAGCGCAGGAGCTGCCACGACCCCATGAGTGCCGACCGGATGACCACACCCCGCACCGGTACGGCGGCCGACGCCTCGTACCTCGCCCTGCCTCCGACCGCCGTCGACGCCCGGCCCGCCGGCCCGACGCGCCTGGTCGTGGCGTGGCACGGCTTCGGCCCGCCGCGGACCCCGCCGGCGCTGGCGTCCGCCATGCCGATGACCGGGGTGCCCACCTGGCGCGTCTACCTGCACCTGCCGGCCCCCGAGGGCGCGCTGCCGCCCGCCGGGCTGGGCGGCGACGCGGCCGTGGAGGAGTACGGCGACGCGGTGGAGGCGGCGGCGGCGCGGTTCCCGGAGGCGCTGGCGGAGATCCGCGGGCAGTTGGGGCTGGTGGAGGGTCCGGTGGGCCTGACGGGCTTCTCGGCGGGGGCGACGGTGGCGATGCTGGTGCTGGCGTCCGGCGAGGTGCCGGTCAGCGCCGCCGCGTTCGTGTCCCCGATCATCGCGCCCGCCCGGACGATGTCCGAGGTCGTCAAGGAGACCGGCCGGACGTACGCCTGGTCGGAACGCTCCCGGGCGGCGGCCGACCGGCTCGACCTGGCCGCCCGCGCCGGCGAGATCGCCGGACGGGGAACCCCGATGCTGCTGGTCGGCGGCTCCCGCGACCGGCTGGTCCGGGCCCCCGAGCTGACCCGGCTGCGGGATCGGCTGGCCGAGCACGGCGCCGACGTCGAGCTCGCCACGTTCCGGATGGCGCACTCGTTGACCGAGGAGCCCGGCGTGGAGGCGCTCCCGCCGCAGGCCGAGGCCGTCAGCGTGGACGGCGCGCTGACCGACTGGTTCCGCGAGCACCTGGCGATCGTGGACGTCGCCCCCGAGCCCGGGGACGAGCCCGGGGACGAGGATGACACCCCGGTCCTGGGCGGACGCGTCCTCCGCCCGGAGGAGGCCCCCACCGGCTCACCGGCGGAGTCCGCGGCGGCCCTCGACCGGACGATGCCGGACGGGGCGTGGTCGTCGTCCCCGACCCAGAGCCCTCCTCCCGGCCGGCCGGCTCCTCAGCGGAGGCCGGAGGCCGACGGAGACGACGCGCACTCTCCGCTCACCGTCGGTGGGGGCGGACAGCCCTGA
- a CDS encoding fatty acyl-AMP ligase, with the protein MALGALLAELSADGPGRRPLIELVARWGREKPAAPAFTFVDFSLDPKGAENTLTWAEIDRRARAAAVALRSALRPGERVALLLPQRHEYLVSMLGAMYARVVAVPLFSPDLPGYAERLVGAYTDAEPSVIVTTRGVLQHVEKFLADHDVEPPRELLFADEVDLDTAATWRDEPIGLDEVAYLQYTSGSTRRPAGVEITHGNIEANARQLWSGWAPDHPNPELVSWLPLFHDMGLIAAMALPMVNGDHVLYTDPVAFLMNPMRWMRLLSGREAVYTAGPNFAYDFVAGLAGPDKIADLDLSGLVTCLNGAEPIRPATLSGFAEAFAPAGLRPGAQGPGYGLAEATVFVAAAADDRPPTVVTIDRERLAQGEFVPVVPADAAGERTTALVGCGRPMGQYVAIVDPDTRTEQPDGRVGEVWVHGPNVSPGYWRNSERSQEIFGGVLADPGDLPAGPWLRTGDHGVAHDGELFVTGRIKDLIIVDGRNHYPHDIEQTATEAHAALRPDHVAAFAVEGEETERLVVIAERNRRVPLRQLDLAEVADAVRAAINIEHEMSVHEFVMVEPGVVSRTTSGKVARAATRARYLDGALQTTAARLAGRA; encoded by the coding sequence ATGGCATTGGGTGCGCTGCTCGCGGAGCTTTCCGCCGACGGCCCCGGCCGCCGTCCGCTGATCGAACTGGTCGCCCGCTGGGGTCGGGAGAAGCCGGCCGCCCCGGCGTTCACGTTCGTGGACTTCTCGCTCGACCCCAAGGGCGCCGAGAACACGCTGACCTGGGCGGAGATCGACCGTCGGGCGCGGGCCGCGGCGGTGGCGCTGCGGTCGGCGCTCCGGCCGGGGGAGCGCGTCGCGCTGCTGCTCCCGCAGCGGCACGAGTACCTGGTGTCGATGCTGGGCGCGATGTACGCCCGGGTGGTGGCCGTTCCGTTGTTCTCGCCCGACCTGCCGGGGTACGCGGAGCGGCTGGTCGGCGCGTACACCGACGCCGAGCCGTCGGTGATCGTCACGACCCGGGGCGTGCTGCAGCACGTGGAGAAGTTCCTGGCCGACCACGACGTCGAGCCGCCCCGTGAGCTGCTGTTCGCCGACGAGGTGGACCTCGACACCGCCGCGACGTGGCGGGACGAGCCGATCGGGCTCGACGAGGTCGCCTATCTGCAGTACACGTCGGGGTCGACCCGCAGGCCCGCCGGGGTGGAGATCACCCACGGCAACATCGAGGCCAACGCCCGGCAGCTCTGGTCGGGATGGGCCCCCGACCACCCGAACCCGGAGCTGGTGAGCTGGCTGCCGCTGTTCCACGACATGGGGCTGATCGCGGCGATGGCGCTGCCGATGGTCAACGGCGACCATGTGCTCTACACCGATCCGGTGGCGTTCCTGATGAACCCGATGCGCTGGATGCGGCTGCTGTCCGGGCGCGAGGCGGTCTACACGGCGGGGCCCAACTTCGCCTACGACTTCGTGGCGGGCCTGGCCGGCCCCGACAAGATCGCCGACCTGGACCTCAGCGGACTGGTGACCTGCCTGAACGGGGCCGAGCCGATCCGTCCCGCCACGCTGTCCGGCTTCGCCGAGGCGTTCGCGCCGGCGGGGCTGCGGCCGGGCGCGCAGGGGCCGGGGTACGGGCTGGCCGAGGCGACGGTGTTCGTCGCCGCCGCCGCCGACGACAGGCCGCCGACGGTCGTCACCATCGACCGCGAGCGGCTGGCGCAGGGCGAGTTCGTCCCGGTCGTCCCGGCGGACGCCGCCGGTGAGCGGACCACCGCGCTGGTGGGCTGCGGGCGGCCGATGGGGCAGTACGTGGCGATCGTCGATCCCGACACCCGCACGGAGCAGCCGGACGGCCGCGTGGGGGAGGTCTGGGTGCACGGGCCCAACGTCTCCCCCGGCTACTGGCGCAACTCCGAACGGAGTCAGGAGATCTTCGGCGGGGTGCTGGCCGACCCGGGCGACCTCCCGGCGGGGCCCTGGCTGCGCACCGGAGACCACGGCGTCGCCCACGACGGTGAGTTGTTCGTCACGGGCCGCATCAAAGACCTCATCATCGTCGACGGTCGCAACCACTACCCCCACGACATCGAGCAGACCGCGACGGAGGCGCACGCCGCGCTCCGCCCCGACCACGTCGCCGCGTTCGCCGTCGAGGGCGAGGAGACCGAACGCCTCGTGGTGATCGCCGAGCGGAACCGGCGCGTTCCGCTGCGGCAACTCGACCTGGCGGAGGTCGCCGACGCCGTCCGGGCCGCGATCAACATCGAGCACGAGATGAGCGTCCACGAATTCGTCATGGTCGAACCTGGCGTAGTGTCCCGTACCACCAGCGGGAAGGTGGCCAGGGCCGCGACCCGGGCGCGCTATCTCGACGGGGCGCTTCAGACGACCGCCGCGCGCCTGGCGGGCCGCGCCTAG
- a CDS encoding septal ring lytic transglycosylase RlpA family protein, protein MRARLRTLLIVSGVAVAVVTAGTWALLNTGDAGRAAASPVPPPATRDGAPPPRRPAAEPVEESSGETASEPARPSYRVVGGGNCQASYYWEPQDTASGERFDPDALTAAHKTLPMHSKVRVTNRRNGRSVVVRINDRGPYVGGRCLDLSKAAMTSVGGTGSGVIPVEYEVLVRT, encoded by the coding sequence GTGCGTGCCCGTCTTCGCACCCTCCTGATCGTTTCCGGAGTCGCCGTCGCCGTCGTCACGGCCGGCACCTGGGCCCTGTTGAACACCGGCGACGCCGGCCGGGCCGCGGCCTCGCCCGTACCGCCGCCCGCCACCCGTGACGGCGCTCCACCTCCCCGTAGGCCGGCCGCCGAGCCGGTCGAGGAGTCCTCCGGCGAAACGGCCTCCGAGCCCGCCAGGCCGTCCTACCGGGTCGTCGGCGGGGGCAACTGCCAGGCGTCGTACTACTGGGAGCCCCAGGACACCGCCAGCGGTGAGCGCTTCGACCCCGACGCCCTCACCGCCGCGCACAAGACCCTGCCGATGCACTCCAAGGTCCGGGTCACCAACAGGCGCAACGGGCGCTCCGTCGTCGTGCGCATCAACGACCGCGGCCCCTACGTCGGCGGACGCTGCCTCGACCTGTCGAAGGCCGCGATGACCTCCGTCGGGGGCACCGGCTCGGGGGTGATCCCGGTCGAGTACGAGGTGCTCGTCAGGACCTGA
- a CDS encoding GH1 family beta-glucosidase, which produces MAFPPDFRWGVATAAYQIEGATGEDGRGDSVWDVFCREPGRVRDGHTGDVACDHYRRWPDDLDLMAGLGVDAYRFSIAWPRIQPNGRGPANPEGLDFYDRLVDGMLERGLTPFPTLFHWDLPQALEDAGGWTVRDTAHRFAEYAAVVAERLADRVGAWITLNEPMVVTAYGYAFGVYAPGRTLLLDALPTAHHQLLGHGLAVNALRDLGALQVGLSNHYTPAWAADESSADDLRAAATFDLFANRLFTDPVLYGRHPDLSPLGGPDPASYVRDEDLAVIAAPIDFLGVNYYQPTRVRAASGPLPFEIVPIEGHPTTGMGWPVVPDALLALLRTLKETYSASLPPLLITENGCAYDDRPGPDGVVDDPERVAFLESHLDAVRTAIADGVDVRGYFVWSFMDNFEWAEGYHPRFGLVHVDYETQRRTPRSSYGWYRDFVDSSRS; this is translated from the coding sequence ATGGCGTTCCCACCCGACTTCCGATGGGGCGTGGCGACCGCGGCCTACCAGATCGAGGGCGCCACCGGGGAGGACGGGCGCGGGGACTCGGTGTGGGACGTGTTCTGCCGCGAGCCCGGCCGGGTCCGCGACGGGCACACCGGTGACGTGGCCTGCGACCACTACCGGCGCTGGCCCGACGACCTCGACCTGATGGCCGGCCTCGGCGTGGACGCCTACCGCTTCTCCATCGCCTGGCCGAGGATCCAGCCGAACGGACGGGGCCCGGCCAACCCCGAGGGCCTGGACTTCTACGACCGTCTGGTGGACGGAATGCTGGAACGGGGCCTCACCCCGTTCCCCACCCTGTTCCACTGGGACCTGCCGCAGGCGCTGGAGGACGCGGGCGGCTGGACCGTCCGCGACACCGCCCACCGGTTCGCCGAGTACGCCGCGGTGGTGGCCGAGCGGCTGGCCGACCGCGTCGGCGCCTGGATCACCCTGAACGAGCCGATGGTCGTCACCGCGTACGGCTACGCCTTCGGGGTCTACGCGCCCGGCCGCACGCTGCTGCTCGACGCGCTGCCGACCGCCCACCACCAGTTGCTCGGCCACGGGCTGGCGGTGAACGCGCTGCGCGACCTGGGGGCCCTTCAGGTGGGCCTCAGCAACCACTACACGCCCGCGTGGGCGGCGGACGAGTCCTCGGCGGACGACCTTCGGGCCGCGGCGACGTTCGACCTTTTCGCCAACCGGCTGTTCACCGACCCGGTGCTGTACGGCCGCCACCCGGACCTGTCGCCGCTCGGGGGGCCCGACCCGGCGTCGTACGTCCGGGACGAGGACCTCGCGGTGATCGCCGCGCCGATCGACTTCCTGGGCGTGAACTACTACCAGCCCACCCGGGTGCGCGCCGCCTCCGGGCCGCTGCCGTTCGAGATCGTCCCCATCGAGGGGCACCCGACGACCGGGATGGGCTGGCCCGTCGTGCCGGACGCGCTGCTGGCGCTGCTGCGCACGCTGAAGGAGACGTACTCCGCGTCGCTGCCGCCGCTCCTCATCACCGAGAACGGCTGCGCGTACGACGACCGGCCGGGCCCGGACGGCGTCGTGGACGACCCCGAGCGCGTCGCGTTCCTGGAGTCGCATCTGGACGCGGTGCGCACGGCGATCGCCGACGGTGTCGACGTGCGGGGCTACTTCGTGTGGTCGTTCATGGACAACTTCGAATGGGCCGAGGGCTACCATCCCCGCTTCGGCCTCGTGCACGTCGACTACGAGACCCAGCGCCGCACGCCCAGGTCGTCTTATGGCTGGTACCGGGATTTCGTCGATTCGTCCCGTTCGTAA
- a CDS encoding YkvA family protein, translating into MDRNRRAAAAGHAWQIYSETTRPGAPSLWARARAVPRMVRDIMRGDYKGLGRGRTALLVFGLIYILSPLDAVPEFLPFIGVADDLGVALWLLATLVTAAGDYVHWRHGHPDVIPGEVLT; encoded by the coding sequence GTGGACAGGAACCGCCGAGCGGCCGCGGCCGGCCACGCCTGGCAGATCTACAGCGAGACCACGCGCCCGGGCGCCCCGAGCCTGTGGGCCCGCGCCCGCGCCGTGCCCCGCATGGTCCGCGACATCATGCGCGGCGACTACAAGGGCCTGGGCCGCGGCAGGACGGCCCTGCTCGTCTTCGGCCTGATCTACATCCTGTCGCCGCTCGACGCCGTCCCGGAGTTCCTCCCGTTCATCGGCGTCGCCGACGACCTCGGCGTCGCCCTGTGGCTCCTGGCCACCCTCGTCACGGCGGCCGGCGACTACGTCCACTGGCGCCACGGCCACCCCGACGTCATCCCCGGCGAAGTCCTCACCTGA
- a CDS encoding IclR family transcriptional regulator, protein MAEAVRALERALELLEHLADAGGEMALSELTDRSGLPMPTIYRLMRTMVNQGYVRQEPSKRYALGPRLIRLGESATRLLGTWARPALARLVDEVGETANMAVLEGDAVVYVAQVPSRHSMRMFTEVGRRVQPHCTGVGKALLAQLPAESVREIVARTGMAAHTPHTITDPDTLLAELVRVREQGYALDDQEQEIGVRCVAVPLPDAPAPAAISVSGPSARLTRATVTEVVPLMHRAAEHVFQ, encoded by the coding sequence GTGGCGGAGGCCGTACGGGCCCTGGAACGCGCCCTGGAACTGCTGGAGCACCTGGCCGACGCGGGCGGCGAGATGGCCCTGTCGGAGCTGACCGACCGGTCGGGGCTGCCGATGCCGACCATCTACCGGCTGATGCGGACCATGGTCAACCAGGGCTACGTGAGGCAGGAGCCCTCCAAGCGCTACGCGCTCGGGCCCCGACTGATCCGCCTCGGCGAGTCCGCCACCCGCCTGCTGGGCACCTGGGCGCGCCCCGCCCTGGCCCGCCTCGTCGACGAGGTCGGCGAGACGGCCAACATGGCGGTCCTCGAGGGCGACGCCGTGGTGTACGTCGCCCAGGTCCCCTCCCGGCACTCGATGCGCATGTTCACCGAGGTCGGCCGGCGCGTCCAGCCCCACTGCACCGGCGTCGGCAAGGCCCTCCTCGCCCAACTCCCCGCCGAGTCCGTGCGCGAGATCGTCGCCCGCACCGGCATGGCCGCCCACACCCCGCACACCATCACCGACCCGGACACCCTGCTCGCCGAACTCGTCCGCGTCCGCGAACAGGGCTACGCCCTCGACGACCAGGAACAGGAGATCGGCGTCCGCTGCGTCGCCGTCCCCCTCCCCGACGCCCCGGCCCCCGCCGCCATCTCCGTCTCCGGCCCCTCCGCCCGACTGACCCGCGCCACGGTCACCGAGGTCGTCCCCCTAATGCACCGAGCCGCCGAGCACGTATTTCAATGA
- a CDS encoding VWA domain-containing protein: MIVLNKGANAPLPDADLTVRVRWATGPGTPDVDASALLVGANGKVTSDADFVFYNQPEAAGGAVRHLGGSGEQRIDVRPGALPGRVDRVVLAVSVDQGTFGSLSGLELTVEDASGAPAARYPVEGAAGETVLVLGEVYRRGDQWKLRAIGQGYDTGLAGLATDYGVSVDDEPDPAPAPASAPVPVPVPAPVPAPVPAAVAADESALPPDMRQRISLRKQAVGVTLEKKGLTGVRAKVALVLDASGSMSALYNSGAVGRVVERMAPVAAQLDENGSLDAWIFATRSARLPALTIADLPSWVPDHVGRYESAKRPQAGPSPEGGRKSRLSLKRGARRFDLGWGNNEPEVMADVIAFSEAEPPGEPALILFFSDGGVHQDRQIADLLRRASSLPIFWQFVGLGRADYGILEDLDTLSGRLVDNAGFFSIDDIDQISDEELYERLLSEFPRWLQAARAAGVPVGR; encoded by the coding sequence ATGATCGTTCTTAATAAGGGCGCCAACGCGCCGCTGCCGGACGCCGACCTGACCGTCCGGGTGCGGTGGGCCACGGGGCCCGGGACGCCGGACGTGGACGCCTCGGCGCTGCTGGTGGGGGCGAACGGCAAGGTGACCTCGGACGCCGACTTCGTCTTCTACAACCAGCCGGAGGCGGCCGGTGGCGCGGTCCGTCATCTCGGCGGGTCGGGTGAGCAGCGGATCGACGTACGGCCCGGGGCGCTGCCGGGTCGGGTGGACCGGGTGGTGCTCGCGGTGTCGGTGGACCAGGGCACGTTCGGCTCGTTGTCCGGCCTGGAGTTGACCGTCGAGGACGCCTCCGGCGCGCCCGCCGCCCGCTACCCGGTGGAGGGCGCGGCGGGCGAGACGGTGCTCGTGCTGGGCGAGGTCTACCGGCGCGGCGACCAGTGGAAGCTGCGGGCGATCGGCCAGGGGTACGACACCGGCCTGGCCGGACTCGCCACCGACTACGGGGTGTCCGTCGACGACGAGCCCGATCCCGCCCCGGCTCCCGCTTCCGCGCCCGTTCCCGTTCCCGTTCCGGCCCCCGTCCCCGCTCCGGTTCCGGCGGCGGTGGCGGCGGACGAGAGCGCCCTCCCGCCCGACATGCGGCAGCGGATCTCGTTGCGCAAGCAGGCCGTGGGCGTCACCCTCGAGAAGAAGGGGCTCACCGGGGTCCGCGCCAAGGTGGCGCTGGTGCTCGACGCGTCGGGATCGATGTCCGCGCTCTACAACTCGGGCGCCGTCGGCCGGGTGGTCGAGCGGATGGCCCCGGTCGCCGCCCAACTCGACGAGAACGGGTCCCTGGACGCCTGGATCTTCGCCACCCGTTCCGCGCGCCTGCCGGCCCTGACGATCGCGGACCTGCCGAGCTGGGTTCCCGACCACGTCGGCCGGTACGAGTCGGCCAAGCGTCCGCAGGCGGGCCCCTCGCCCGAGGGCGGGAGGAAGTCCCGGCTGAGCCTCAAGCGGGGGGCCCGGCGGTTCGACCTCGGGTGGGGCAACAACGAGCCGGAGGTGATGGCCGACGTCATCGCGTTCTCTGAGGCCGAGCCGCCCGGCGAGCCGGCGCTGATCCTGTTCTTCTCCGACGGGGGCGTGCACCAGGATCGTCAGATCGCCGACCTGCTGCGCCGCGCCTCCTCGCTGCCGATCTTCTGGCAGTTCGTCGGGCTCGGCCGGGCCGACTACGGCATCCTCGAGGACCTGGACACGCTGTCCGGGCGGCTGGTGGACAACGCGGGCTTCTTCAGCATCGACGACATCGACCAGATCTCCGACGAGGAGCTGTACGAGCGGCTGCTGAGCGAGTTCCCCCGCTGGCTTCAGGCGGCCCGGGCGGCGGGCGTTCCGGTCGGGCGCTAG
- a CDS encoding CapA family protein, which yields MGSALAALVGLALLATACGGGDPTPEAEGQTRPPSSDSTGPRKPAAPAKEPIILAFGGDTHFEGQLRARLSDPRTALGPIAKTLRAADFAMVNLESAVTTGGTPAPAKEFVFRAPPSAFTALRAAGVDVTSMANNHGMDFMESGLRDSLRAIKQTRFPTVGIGRNADEAYRAYRTTVKGNRLAVVGATQVLDDHLIPAWTATDTKGGLASAKEVDRMVQAVKDARKGSDIVIVHLHWGAEMQPCPLPRQKELADQLIDAGADIIVGGHAHIPLGGGFRRGKYVHYGLGNFVFYSANGATANSGVLLLKVQGRQVTKAAWKPARISGGLPQLMTGAAARAEHRRWTGLRGCTGLTAAP from the coding sequence GGATTGGCGCTGCTCGCCACCGCGTGCGGCGGGGGCGACCCCACGCCCGAGGCCGAGGGCCAGACCAGGCCCCCTTCCTCCGACTCCACCGGACCCCGGAAGCCCGCCGCCCCCGCCAAGGAGCCGATCATCCTGGCGTTCGGCGGCGACACCCACTTCGAGGGGCAACTGCGGGCCCGGCTGTCCGACCCGAGGACCGCGCTGGGGCCCATCGCCAAGACGCTGCGCGCCGCCGACTTCGCGATGGTGAACCTGGAGTCCGCCGTCACCACGGGCGGCACCCCCGCGCCCGCCAAGGAGTTCGTGTTCCGCGCGCCGCCGTCGGCGTTCACCGCGCTGCGGGCCGCCGGGGTGGACGTCACCTCGATGGCCAACAACCACGGCATGGACTTCATGGAGTCCGGGCTCCGCGACTCGCTCCGGGCGATCAAGCAGACCCGCTTCCCGACCGTCGGCATCGGCAGGAACGCCGACGAGGCGTACCGGGCGTATCGGACCACCGTCAAGGGCAACCGGCTGGCGGTCGTCGGCGCGACGCAGGTGCTGGACGACCACCTGATCCCCGCCTGGACCGCCACCGACACCAAGGGCGGGCTGGCGTCGGCCAAGGAGGTCGACCGCATGGTGCAGGCGGTGAAGGACGCCCGCAAGGGCTCCGACATCGTCATCGTGCACCTGCACTGGGGCGCGGAGATGCAGCCGTGCCCGCTGCCGCGGCAGAAGGAGTTGGCCGACCAGCTCATCGACGCCGGCGCCGACATCATCGTCGGCGGCCACGCGCACATCCCGCTGGGCGGCGGGTTCCGGCGCGGCAAGTACGTTCACTACGGGCTGGGCAACTTCGTCTTCTACTCGGCCAACGGCGCCACCGCGAACTCCGGCGTTCTGCTGCTGAAGGTGCAGGGCCGCCAGGTCACCAAGGCCGCCTGGAAGCCGGCCCGCATCTCCGGCGGTCTGCCGCAGCTCATGACCGGTGCCGCCGCGAGGGCCGAGCACCGGCGGTGGACGGGCCTGCGCGGCTGCACGGGCCTGACCGCCGCCCCGTGA
- a CDS encoding ferritin-like domain-containing protein has protein sequence MSSYDRYVTAVPKDTWDVPTAADTRFTWEYDDGRDRLLSLYQKGKDKQWDAQLRIDWDQEVDPYNVVGLPDSFNPLVGSEIWDKMSEAERLEFGRHQGSWLFSQFLHGEQGALNVSARIVQSVPDLDSKFYAATQTMDEARHVELYARFVHEKIGMYYPVNQDLAQLLKESLDDSRWDLPYLGMQVLIEGLALAAFGLYRDMATTPLVKQLLAYVMQDEARHVAFGRLALKDFYAELSSKERAEREEFVVEGCYLMRDRFTSREVFETLDMPVAQCLEYVQNSEMFSLYQSHLFSRIVPCVKDIGLWGDNVQKAYADMGVLDNAKADLTALMRQDEEVAEAHDREREERELAVRQTEVADAIALGSE, from the coding sequence GTGAGTTCCTACGACCGCTACGTCACCGCCGTCCCCAAGGACACCTGGGACGTCCCCACGGCCGCCGACACGCGATTCACCTGGGAGTACGACGACGGCCGCGACCGGCTGCTCTCGCTCTACCAGAAGGGCAAGGACAAGCAGTGGGACGCCCAGCTCCGCATCGACTGGGACCAGGAGGTCGACCCCTACAACGTGGTGGGCCTGCCCGACAGCTTCAACCCCCTCGTCGGCTCCGAGATCTGGGACAAGATGAGCGAGGCCGAACGGCTCGAATTCGGCCGCCACCAGGGGTCCTGGCTGTTCAGCCAGTTCCTGCACGGTGAGCAGGGCGCGCTCAACGTCTCCGCCCGGATCGTGCAGTCGGTGCCCGACCTGGACTCGAAGTTCTACGCCGCCACCCAGACCATGGACGAGGCGCGGCACGTCGAGCTGTACGCCCGGTTCGTCCACGAGAAGATCGGCATGTACTACCCGGTCAACCAGGACCTGGCCCAGCTCCTCAAGGAGTCCCTGGACGACAGCCGCTGGGACCTGCCGTACCTCGGCATGCAGGTGCTGATCGAGGGCCTCGCGCTGGCGGCCTTCGGCCTCTACCGCGACATGGCCACCACGCCGCTGGTCAAGCAACTGCTCGCGTACGTGATGCAGGACGAGGCCCGGCACGTGGCGTTCGGCCGGCTCGCGCTCAAGGACTTCTACGCCGAGCTCAGCTCGAAGGAGCGCGCCGAGCGCGAGGAGTTCGTGGTCGAGGGCTGCTATCTCATGCGCGACCGGTTCACCAGTCGCGAGGTCTTCGAGACCCTCGACATGCCGGTCGCACAATGCCTGGAGTACGTGCAGAACTCGGAGATGTTCAGCCTTTACCAGTCCCATCTGTTCAGCCGGATCGTCCCCTGTGTGAAGGACATCGGGCTTTGGGGCGACAACGTCCAGAAGGCGTACGCCGACATGGGTGTGCTGGACAACGCCAAGGCCGACCTCACCGCCCTCATGCGCCAGGATGAGGAGGTCGCCGAGGCCCACGACCGCGAGCGCGAGGAGCGTGAGCTGGCCGTACGCCAGACGGAGGTGGCCGACGCCATCGCCCTGGGCTCGGAGTAG
- a CDS encoding TetR/AcrR family transcriptional regulator, with protein METRATPLRRRPAQRRSAERVQRMLDACAEILDEDGYDGLSTTRIAQRAEVAIGSVYQFFPDKRAVAQALALRNLELFGDRVSGLLAEQTFEHWSDTVGAIIDIFVELHRSVPGFRVLRFGDVADVNLLDDSADNNAVVADRLRQLIVHVFGVADTPEMARAVAIAVEAADAVLKMAFRRDPDGEPAVLSEAKRLIHGYLAGHIERA; from the coding sequence ATGGAGACGAGGGCCACCCCACTGCGACGTCGTCCCGCCCAACGCCGTAGCGCCGAACGCGTCCAGCGGATGCTCGACGCCTGCGCCGAGATCCTCGACGAGGACGGCTACGACGGGCTGTCCACCACCCGGATCGCCCAGCGCGCCGAGGTGGCGATCGGGTCCGTCTATCAGTTCTTCCCCGACAAGCGCGCGGTCGCCCAGGCGCTGGCGCTGCGCAACCTGGAGCTGTTCGGCGACCGGGTCTCCGGGCTGCTGGCCGAGCAGACCTTCGAGCACTGGTCCGACACGGTCGGCGCCATCATCGACATCTTCGTCGAGCTGCACCGCAGCGTGCCCGGCTTCCGGGTGCTGCGCTTCGGTGACGTGGCCGACGTCAACCTGCTGGACGACTCCGCCGACAACAACGCGGTGGTCGCCGACCGGCTGCGGCAGCTCATCGTGCACGTGTTCGGGGTCGCCGACACCCCGGAGATGGCCCGTGCGGTGGCCATCGCGGTGGAGGCCGCCGACGCCGTCCTCAAGATGGCCTTCCGTCGCGATCCGGACGGCGAGCCCGCGGTGCTGTCGGAGGCGAAGCGGCTCATCCACGGCTATCTCGCCGGCCACATCGAGCGGGCCTGA